The DNA segment GCGCAACACGGACTTGTCCACTCTCGGCTTATAGTAGTAGCCTCTCACATAGCCCTCGGAGACAATCTGCATCAGGTTTTCAAAACCCTCGTTCGTCTCCGCCAAAAGAATCAAGTGATAGCGACGATTGGTCTTATCGAAGAGCTCCAAATCTTTCTCCGTCACATAGACCTCACAGCCTAAGATCGGTTTGATCCCTTCATCTCGACAAGCTTTATAAAATTGTACGGCCCCGTACATATTGCCGTGATCCGTTAATGCCACGGCATTCATGCCTAGGGCTTTGACGTGTTTCGGAAGCTCCGAAATCCGTGTGGAGCCGTCGAGGAGAGAATATTCGCTGTGCAGATGCAGATGTACAAAATCCAAAAAAATCACCCTGCCAATTAAAAAAAGAGTTTTAATAGTAACTATTAAAACTCTAAAACACTTTACATAATACTAAATTCATTTTCCACTAAGTGGACTAAATTGTCAACCGCCTCGACTTCGTCTTCACCTTGGGCGGCAATGGCGATGTCTTCGCCGCTAAATGCTCCCAAGGACATGATACCGATTATACTCTTCGCATTGACGCTGTCACCGTTTAGCGACAAGGTAATCTCGGACTTGAAACGGTTCGCCGTACGCACAAACAGGGCTGCAGCACGTGCGTGTAATCCATCCTCATTGTTCAATTTTACTGTCTTTGTAACCATCGTGTTCACCCCTTATTTGATTTGCTATGGCTCGTAATTTTTTAAATCTATGATTGACGCCACTCTTGCCAATCGGCGGCTTTAAACGTTCCCCCAGCTCTTTGAGGCTCAGAGATTCATCTGCCAGCCGAAGTATCGCCACATCCCTGAGTCCTTCAGGCAGCGTATCCAACCCGCAAGTCTGCTGAATCAGTTCAATATCCTGAACCTGAGCTACCGATGAATTGACAATTTTATTCAAATTGGCCGACTCCATATTCACCAGACGATTGACATTGTTGTTCACATCTTTAAGGACTCGAATGTTTTCAAATTTCAGCACCGACATTTGCGCGCCCATGAGCGCCAACGTGTCGGCAATCTGTTCCGCACCTTTTATGTAGGTGATAAAGCTCTCTTTTCTGCCGGTGACTTTTGCCCCGAGACCGTAACCGCTTAAGATTTCCTGAAGAAAATGACTGTGATCCAACGTACTGGAGACAAACTCCAAGTGGTAATATTTTTCCGGATTGGAAATGGACCCTGCCCCTAAAAACGAAGCCCGAACATAGGCCCGCTCCTCCTCATCCGTTCTCAATACACTGTAGGGCATATAGTTTGGTGTAAAGACATTATCGTCGGTGACAAACGCCGTGTCATAGAGCAACACCCGAACAGCATTGGTATCGTTCATGGCAATCGTATAAATATTGTTCTTTTTTAGCTGTTTGGACTGAGACACCTTGACATCCACATCGCCGGAATAAAAGTTCTTAAGAAACGTGAAAATACGCCGACCTATCGCGGCATTTTCCGTATTGAATCTCAAGACTAACCCATGGCGCGTCAACTTCAGCGCCCCGCACATGGGAATGTAGGCTGCAAGCTCGGCAATGACGCCCGACACATTGACATTCTTAATACGCGCACATTCATTTTTTACGTCGGCTGAAAAACTCATGGTGACCTCAGAACACTATCATTATACTTCATAACCGCCACTTTTGAAAGCTTTTTCCCGGCGGTAATCCAATTTGTTTACGCTTTCATAACTTTTACCTATTATAGCCAAACAGGATGACTTTTAAACGGAAAATACACAATTAAACCAATTTACCGATGAGATTTTCCGCTGTGGTATCCATTTCTTCGAGGTAAGTATTAAACCCTTCAATGATTTCTTGAATCACACGAGGATTCATAAAATTCGCCGTGCCCACTTCCACCAGACTGGCGCCGGCAAGAAGAAATTCAACCACATCGCCGGCTGTAGTGATGCCGCCTTCCGCCACGATAGGAATAGTGAGGACCTTCGCCACCTGGTGTACCATGCGCAGTGCAATAGGCTTTACAGCCGGTCCCGACAACCCGGCGTAGGTGTTCTCAAAAATGATCGCTTGACTGTAAGGGTCGATGGCCATACCCAAAATGGTGTTGATAAGGGACACGCCGTCCGCTCCCGCCTCTTCAACTGCCTTGGCGCATTCCACAATATCCCTTGCGTTAGGGGAGAGCTTGACAATGAGAGGGTGTCGTGTATGAGCCTTCACCGTCTTGGTAATCGCTGCCGCCGTCTCGGTTTCAATGCCGAAAGCCATACCCCCGTGCTTGACGTTGGGACAGGAGATATTCAGTTCAATGGCAGTGAAGTCGTAGTCGTTTAAGAGCTCCACACTTTGGAGGTATTCCTCTTCCGTATTGCCGCCCACATTAATGATGAGCTGATCGTTCAGCTTTTTCATGGCATGGAAGCTGTGGGCAAGAAAACCCTTGGTGCCCGGATTCTCAAGACCGATAGAATTTAAAATGCCGGAGGGCGTTTCATAGATACGAATGCCGCTGTTGCCGCTTTTCGGATTCCAGGTGATGCCTTTAGACACCAGAGCGCCTAAAATCGCCGGATCATAGTAGCGAGAGTAATTATCCCCATAGCCGAATGTCCCCGACGCCGGGAGAATGGGATTTTTAAATGTCGTACCGAATGCGTGAATCTCACTTCCCATAGACGTCACCTCCTTCAAAGACCGGCCCTTCCACACAGGCTCGCTTGTTGCCGCTCTTCGTCGTACATGTACAGGACAGACACGCACCTACCCCGCATCCCATGCGATTATCCAACGATATCATCACGTCACACCCGGCGTCCAGAGCCGCCAACGTGACAGCTCGCATCATGGGATCCGGCCCGCAAGTGTAGAGGAGCTTCGTATCATAAGTTAAATCCTCAGTGATCAGACCGCCCTTTTTGACATGAAGATTCACATCCAAATCCGAAAAAGCCGTCTCAAGGGACTGCGTCTCACGCTCGCCGAGATAGAACTCAATCCTGCACTTCGGATTGTTCCGTCGCAGCACTTTGGCAAGATAGTAAAACGGCGCCGCACCGACAGAGCCGCCTACCAACGTGACAGCATCGACCCCTTCGGCATTAAAACTGTTGCCATAAGGCCCGTAGCAGGTGAGCTCGTCCCCCGGCTCCAAGTCTCGGATGCGTTGTGTCCCCTCGCCTCGCACTTCATAAAAAAAAGTGAGCCCTTCCTCGTCGGCATCGTAGATAGAAATAGGACGGGACAAGATTGGATACTTGTCCCATGCTCGTAACATATAGAATTGACCCGGCTTGACGTCATCGACTTGATCGACTTTAATCAGGTAGTAGTTGCTGTCAATATGCGTATTCCATAAAACTTTTGCCATTATTCATACCTTGTCTTTGCATCACAGTATTCACAAATATACGTGGCGGTTTCCGGATCCACCAGGTAGAACTTATGCTTGTGAACGTGTTCTACGCCGGTGATGCATCGTGGATTGTGACACTTCAAAACTCCTTCGACGACTTCAGGCAGCTCCAGGCGCATCTTCCGTGCCCGCTGGCCGTCTTTGATAAAGTTCACCGTGACATGAGGCGCAATAAGGCCCAACACAGTATAGTCCAGTTCCAGGTCGGTTTCAATTTTTATCAGGTCCTTCTTGCCCATGGTTGTGGAAGAAATCCCCTGCATCAGCACAACCGGGTCTTCAACCTCGTCCAGGTGTAATGCTTGGTAGAGCATTTTGCCCTTGCCGTGCTCAATATGATCCAACACCAAACCTTTTTTAATTTTCGATACGTTAATCATTTTGACCTCCCAGACCTAACAAAAACATGATGAGCGCCATGCGAATGTACATTCCGAATCGGGCTTGTTGGAAGTAGACGGCTCGCGGATCGGCATCCACCTCCGGATGGATCTCATTGACCCGTGGGAGCGGGTGAAGCACCAGCATATCCTTCCGTGCCAAGGCCATCTTTTCCTTGTCCAGAATAAAGAAGTCCTTTAAGCGAAGATACTCTTCTTCCGACACAAAGCGTTCTCTTTGCACACGGGACATATACAGAATATCCAAATCTTTGATGGCTTCTTTCAAATTGCTGGTCTCGGTATAGTCCTGAGGATCCAGCTCATCTAAAAAGACTTGGGGCATTTTTAACTCGTCCGGGGAAATAAAGACAAACTTCACACCGTCATAGCGGTTCATCGCACGGACCAGCGAGTGAATCGTCCGACCGAATTTCAAGTCGCCGCACACCCCGATCGTAAGATGGTCGAAATGGCCTTTGTAATGACGAATGGTCGTCAAATCAGTCAGAGTTTGCGTCGGATGTTGGTGCCCGCCGTCACCGGCATTGATGATGGGCATGGTGGTCATGTACTTAGATGCCAAAAGCGCCGCACCTTCCTTAGGATGGCGCATAGCGGCAATGTCACAGTAGTTTTCTACGGTCCGCAGCGTATCACTGAGCGACTCCCCTTTTGCCGTCGAGGAGACCTTCGCATCGGCAAAACCTACCACTTGGCCACCCAAACGGTACATCGCCGACTCAAACGACAAGCGTGTCCGCGTTGACGGTTCAAAAAAAAGACTTGCCATCAATTTCCCCTTACACACATCTGAATAAGCAGATGGATTCTCGAGAATTTGATCAGCAAGTCTAAAAAGTTGTTCGAACTCTTCAGTTGTAAAGTCCAAAGGTTGAATTAAATGTCTTAACATTGTTCCCTCCGTTTCATACCTTTCTAGCGTCTCGCACTAAGTTAAAAGTAGACTGGGATAATGATACATGAAGGAACCTGCCTTGTCAACAACAATCTCCCAATTTTACCGCTAAGATTCAACCCGTGGCATCACCGAATAATACAGTATTTAACAGACTGCCGTTCTTGATGTGCCCCTTGATATGACAACCGGTTATAGAAAGATACTGTCACACCTTATGATTCGTTTTATAGAGCCAATAGGAATAGATAAACACGATGATATTCCCACCTATCAGCCCCCGGAGAAATACGATATACAACACCGTCTGATTGAACACCGCGCCTAACAGTCCAACGAGCCCGGCCGCAATAAAGACCTTGCTACCCAATCGATGGGTCTTGTCCCAATTGTCATCGTCCGCCATAGCCCATGGTGTTTTCAATCCTATAGTGTAGTTACGCTTACTTTTCGTGAGATAATTGCCAATAGCGATCATGAGAAGTGCCACACATCCCATGACAAGTCGCGTGCTGTTAATAGGACTGCCCGTAGCCGTCACAATGCTCATCACTTGACACACCACCGTGAGAATCGGCAAAATAAGAAAGACAAGTTTGTACAGTTTATCCGACTGCATCGCTGCCCTCGGATCCTTCAACAACATGAAACCGCTCACAATGTGGCCAAATAGCAGGATTGCCGGTAATCCGAAAAGTACCTCAAGCTTTGAAGCATAGTCATTGACTTCCCCTTGAAGACTAAAATGACTTGGCATCATCTCCGGCATGGAGGGATAAGCCGCGAGCGAAATAATCAAAGGTACCACAAATAATAATAAACTACGTTTAAATGCTTGTTCTTTACTCATCGTTCCTCTCCTTAAAAGTCATAAAATATCTCAAAATCTCTTCAAACACTGATGTGCGCAGGGAATACACACGAAAATTCCCCACTTTACTGTCTATGACCAAGTCCGCCTCTTTTAAAAGATTGAGATGATAGCTCAGTGTCGCACCGGTCATGTCAAAAGCTTCTCCCAGTTCTCCCACCGTACGATCCCCCGCTTTTAGCAGATCCAAAATTTCTCGACGCTTGGGATCAGCTAACGCCTTAAACGTCTTCTCCAAACTCATATCCTATCACACCTCTCACCCATGCCTTTCTATTTAGAATTAATTCTAAATAGAGTATAATCGCCTCAGAGCCCTGTGTCAATACTATTTAGATATTTTTCTAACTAATGACATCTCTACTGCTAATGACGCTTTAAGAACGCTGAAACACTGCCTCAAACACTATGCGCCTCTCCTAACCACGCTGGTTGTATCCTGCAGTCGTCCACGGCGGTTGTCCACAACGTGTGTCTCAATGAAAGTTATACCTCAACAACCTGAGAGACACTCCCGTTATAACGGCACTTCACCTCTACAGTCTCGCTGCAGCTGAACCTCGCCGCAGCCACCACGTCACCTTCGGTACGACGTCTCGTTGACCGCGGCGTCTTCCGTGACACGTGACCTACCTTTATAAAGTATCCTCCGTTATAAGTATAAGCAATAAAAAATCCTACGACTTGCGTAGGATTCATACTGACTTCATCACTCTACAAATTCCATGAGATTGATGCCGATGGTCTCATCCATCTTTCGCGCCACCGTCCCTTCGAGCACACGAACAAAAATTTCTCCGGTGACGGCAATCGTCGCCTTGTTTAAATGGCCGCCAAAGGTACGTCCGGCACTGTCGGCAATGGTAAGGTGCACATGCAAATACGGTGCGCCGTCCTTCGTCGTCACATTGCCATTTAAATGCAACACTTCGTAATCTTCACTAAAGGTATTGGCATAGTACTGCTTCTTTGTCACATCATAAAAACCCATTTCCACATCAGTGACCGCCCCCAGACCATACACCGTAGCAAGTCGTATGCCTTCCTCCTCTGCCAGCTCGGTGAGCTTTGTCATAATCTCTTCACCACGGTCGAGACGAACCACATACGTGTCCTGTATTTTTTGATAATTCATCATATCACCTCTTACTCTCTTCATACCCACAACGATGTGCACTGACAAAGAAACCGTAGCGCAAACGCCACGGCTTCTTTGTTTCATATTTTAGAACATACCAATCTTTTCACCGCTAAGGTTAATGAGAAGATTCTTCATTTGCGTATAGTGACTCAAAATAACTTTATGGGTTTCACGACCGATACCGGATTCTTTATAACCGCCAAACGGAGCACTTGCCGGGAAGGAATTGTAATTGTTGATCCAGACACGTCCGGTGCGAATACCGCGAGAGACTTGGATGGCACGATTGATATCTTGTGTCCAGACACCACCGCCAAGACCGTAGTTGGAATCATTGGCCATTTTAATGACGTCGGCTTCGTCTTTAAACTTAATAACTACCCCAACAGGTCCGAAAATTTCTTCACAAGACACACGTGCGTCGTTCTTCACATTAGTAAGGAGCGTTGGTCGCATAAAGACCCCTTTATCACATCCGTTTTCAGTATAAGCTTCCCCGCCTGTGAGCACTTCGGCGCCTTCCTCTTTACCGATTTCAATATACTTGAGAATTTTTTCCTGTTGTTGCTTGTTGATTTGTGCACCCATTTGAGTGTCAGGATTCAACGGATCGCCTACTTTAACTTTTTCGAAAGCTTCTTTTAAGCGACCGACAAATTCATCATAGATACCTTCCTGCACAAAGATCCGAGAGCCTGCCGAGCACACTTGCCCTTGGTTGAAAAGAATGCCCATCTGTACCCCTTCAAGTGCCTGCTCAATGTTGCAGTCGTCAAAGAAAATATTAGCGCTCTTACCTCCAAGTTCCAAGGTGGCAGGAATCAATTTTTCAGCTGCAGCATGAGCAATTTCACGTCCTACAGAAGTGGAACCGGTGAAAGCAAGTTTATCCAGTCCTTTGTGGTTTTGAAGGTATTCACCGGATTTTGAGCCAGAACCGGTAATCAAATTAAAGACACCCTTTGGAAGTAATCCCTCAATCAGTTCTGTCAGCCGGAGCACACTTAACGAGGTACTGGAAGATGGTTTGAAAACTATGGTGTTCCCGGCTGCAAGGGCCGGTGCAATTTTCCATGCGGCCATGAGGAATGGGAAGTTCCAAGGCACAATCTGTCCTACAACCCCAATGGGTTCATGCAAAATAATATTTAAAGTATTCTCATCAATCATGGTTGCAGAACCTTCTTCAGCACGAAGGGCACCTGCAAAATAACGGAAATGATCGATGGACAAAGGAATATCTGCCCCTGTGGTTTCACGAATAGACTTACCGTTATCCATGGTTTCAATGGTCGCAAGTTCTTCAGCATGGGCTTCAATGATATCTGCAATTTTTAAAAGAATATTGGAACGTTCTTGAACAGAGGTGCGAGCCCAAGTTTCAAATGCGTTTTGTGCAGCTTTAACCGCATCATCCACATCGGATTCAGTGGCCTGTGCAATGTGAGCAAGAAGTTCGCCGTTAGCCGGATTGTGGGTTTCTAATGTGGCTCCGTCAGAGGCATCACGCCACTCGCCATTGATATAGAGTTGATAGTTGTCTTTAAAGGTTACTGTCATGGGTCCTCCTTAATACGTCGTTGTTACACTAAGTTATAATCTATTTCTTATAGTTAGTATAATACCCAAATTATTTTTATTTACACTACTAAATAACTCCATAAAAAAAAGAGAACTCATCATGAGTTCTCTTTGACTTATCACTGTGAAATTAGTCGAGCAGCTTGGATACCACGCCGGATGCTACGGTACGGCCGCCTTCACGAATGGCGAAGCGTAGTCCTTCGTCCATGGCAATTGGGGTGATGAGTTCTACGGTGAAGGTGGAGTTGTCTCCTGGCATGACCATTTCTACGCCTTCTTGTAGGGAGATGTCCCCGGTTACGTCGGTGGTTCTGAAGTAGAATTGTGGACGGTAGCCGTTGAAGAATGGGGTGTGTCGTCCGCCTTCTTCTTTGCTCAGTACGTAGACTTCGGCTTCAAATTTTTTGTGTGGGTGAATGGTTCCCGGTGCGGCTAAGACTTGGCCTCTTTCGATTTCGTTACGTTGTACACCGCGTAGGAGTGCCCCGATGTTGTCCCCTGCTTGGGCTTGGTCGAGTTGTTTCTTGAACATTTCGACACCGGTGACGACGACGGTGCGCTTTTCTTCGGTGAGGCCGACGAGTTCGACGTTGTCGCCGACTTTGACGGTCCCTTGTTCGACTCTACCGGTGGCTACGGTACCACGACCGGTGATGGAGAAGACGTCTTCTACTGGCATGAGGAATGGGTGATCGATGTCACGTACTGGTTCTGGAATGTATGCGTCAACTTCTTCCATGAGTTTGATGATTTTGTCGCCCCATTCGCCGTCTGGATCGTCGAGTGCTTTTAATGCGGATCCGACTACGATTGGTGTGTTGTCGCCGTCGAAGTCGTATTCGTTTAACAGGTCTCTGATTTCCATTTCTACGAGTTCGATGAGTTCTGGATCATCGACTTGGTCTTCTTTGTTTAAGAAGACAACGATGGATGGTACACCGACTTGACGTGCTAAGAGGATGTGCTCACGGGTTTGTGGCATTGGACCGTCTGCTGCGGAGCATACGAGGATGGCGCCGTCCATTTGGGCTGCACCGGTGATCATGTTCTTGACATAGTCGGCGTGGCCTGGGCAGTCTACGTGGGCGTAGTGACGGTTGGCGGTTTCGTATTCGACGTGTGAGGTGGAGATGGTGATACCACGTTCTCTTTCTTCAGGTGCTTTGTCGATGTGTGCGTAGTCAACGAATTCACCGGATCCGAAGCGTTTGTTTAGTACAAAGGTGATTGCTGCGGTGAGGGTGGTTTTTCCGTGGTCAACGTGACCGATGGTTCCGATATTTACGTGGGGTTTGGTTCTTTCAAATTTAGCTTTAGCCATTATATTTCCTCCTGATTAGTATTTATCAAGTAAAGGTTACTTCTTAGCTCCAAGAACTTCATCTGCAATGTTCTTTGGTACCGGTTCATAGTGATCAAACTGCATGGAGTAGTTGGCACGACCTTGGGTGTTGGAACGCAATGATGTTGCATAGCCGAACATTTCAGCCAACGGTACATAGCTGGTGATGATTTGTGCACCGTTTACCAATTCCATACCTTCCATCCGACCACGACGGGAGTTGATATCACCAATAACATCACCCATATATTCTTCAGGGGTAGTGATTTCAACTTTCATGGTTGGTTCGAGAAGGACAGGGTTCGCTTTGGAGAGTGCATCCCGAAGTGCCATGGATCCTGCAATCTTAAATGCCATTTCTGAAGAGTCGACATCGTGGAAAGATCCGTCATAAAGTTCAACCTTCACGTCGAGAACTTCGTAGCCGCCGAGTACACCGGACTGCATAGCTTCTTCAATGCCTTGTTGGGTAGGTCCGATAAATTCCTTAGGAATGGCCCCACCGACAATGTTATTTTCAAAGACAAAGCCGTCACCCGGTTCAAGCGGTTCGATGCGAATCTTACAGTGACCGTATTGTCCACGACCACCGGATTGACGTACATACTTACCTTCGCCTTCGGATGCGGATTGAATGGATTCGCGATAAGATACTTGCGGATTACCAATGTTGGCTTCTACTTTAAATTCACGAAGGAGACGGTCAACAATGATGTCCAAGTGAAGCTCACCCATACCGGCAATAATAGTTTGACCGGTTTCTTCATCGGTATACGTTCTGAAGGTAGGGTCTTCTTCTGCGAGTTTTTGAAGGGCGATCCCCATCTTTTCTTGAGAAGCTTTGGACTTCGGTTCGATAGCAACGGAAATGACCGGATCCGGGAATTCCATTTGTTCAAGAATGACGTGATTCTTTTCATCACAAAGGGTATCACCAGTGGTTGTATCTTTCAGACCGACTGCCGCTGCGATTTCCCCTGCATAAACTTCATCCACTTCTTCACGTTTGTTGGCGTGCATCAAAAGAATACGGCCAATACGTTCTCTCTTACCTTTGGTAGAGTTGTAGACATAAGATCCGGACTTCAATACCCCGGAGTAAACTCTGAAGTAAGCAAGTTTACCGACAAACGGGTCAGATACAATCTTAAATGCCAGAGCAGAAAGCGGTTCTTCATCAGCTGCATGGCGTTCCATTTCATTACCGTCATCATCCACACCTTTGATTGATGGAATGTCCAGTGGTGAAGGCAAGTAGTCAACGATAGCGTCCAGAAGCAACTGCACGCCCTTGTTCTTGTAGGATGAACCACAAGTAACCGGAGTGATCTTTACGGCAAGGGTACCTTTTCGAATCGCTGATTTAATTTGTTCCTTGGAAATGTCTTCACCCTCAAGGTAAGCCATCATCAGTTCTTCATCAAAGTCCGCCACTTTATCGATCAGATTTTCCCGATATTCGTTGGCTTTATCGACGTATTCAGCAGGGATATCTGTGATCTCGATTTCAGTACCGTCTTCATTCTTGTAGATTTCGGCTTGCATTTCTACAAGATCGATCATGCCGATAAATTGATCTTCAGCACCCATAGGGATTTGAATCGGCACTGGGTTGCCCTTAAGTTTTTTATCAATGGTGTCTACTGAACGATAGAAATCAGCGCCAGTGACGTCCATTTTGTTAATATGAGCAATTCTAGGTACGCCATATTTATCCGCTTGACGCCATACAGTTTCAGATTGAGGTTCTACACCGCTCTTCGCATCAAACAGTGCTACGGCACCGTCAAGTACACGAAGGGAACGTTCAACTTCTACAGTAAAGTCAACGTGTCCCGGAGTATCGATAATGTTCAGTCGGTGTCCCTTCCAGTGAGCTGTGGTAGCTGCCGATGTAATGGTAATACCACGTTCCTGTTCTTGTTCCATCCAGTCCATTTGTGCGCCACCCTCATGGGTTTCGCCAATTTTATGGATTTTTCCGGTGTAGTAAAGGATACGTTCTGTTGTGGTCGTCTTTCCGGCGTCAATATGCGCCATGATACCTATGTTTCGGACTTCTTTTAAAGGTATATCGCGAGCCATTTTTCCTCCCTCTCACTTACCATCTATAGTGTGCAAATGCCTTGTTGGCTTCTGCAGTTCTATGCATTTCTTCTTTTCTCTTCACACTTGCACCGAGGCTGTTTGAAGCGTCGAGAATTTCTTTTGCCAGACGTTCCGCCATGGTCTTTTCACCACGAGCGCGGGCAAATTTAACCAACCAACGAAGACCTAGGGTTTGACGGCGTTCCGGTCTAACTTCCATAGGCACTTGATACGTCGCACCACCGACGCGGCGAGCCTTAACTTCAAGTACAGGCATGACGTTGTTCAAGGCCTTGTAGAATACTTCAAGAGCATCTTCGCCTGTTGATTCTTTAATGTTTTCTAACGCATTGTATACAATACGCTGTGCTGTTCCCTTTTTGCCGTCAAGCATGACATTGTTGATCAGCTTGGTGATAATGACATCATCATACATAGGATCAGCCATAACTTGTCTCTTTTGGATGTGTCCTTTTCTTGGCATAACTTCCCTCCTTAACTATTTGAGTCGATTCATTGGTACTCGAATTAACGTAAGCCAAAAAATCTATATAAAGCAATAAAAATCTAAAACTTAGTTCTTAGGTCGCTTAGTACCATATTTGGAGCGAGCTTGACGACGTGCATCAACCCCTGCTGTATCCAAAGTACCGCGAACGATGTGATATCTTACACCCGGAAGGTCTTTAACTCTTCCTCCGCGGATCAGGACGACACTGTGTTCTTGCAGGTTGTGCCCGATTCCCGGAATGTAAGCCATAACTTCGTAGCCGTTGGTTAAACGTACACGGGCTACCTTACGAAGTGCAGAGTTTGGCTTCTTAGGTGTTACAGTTCTAACTGCGACACAGACACCACGTTTTTGTGGGGAGTTTACCACAGATTCCACTTTTCTGAGAGAATCGTAGTTCACATCAAGAGCC comes from the Peptoniphilus equinus genome and includes:
- the tuf gene encoding elongation factor Tu — its product is MAKAKFERTKPHVNIGTIGHVDHGKTTLTAAITFVLNKRFGSGEFVDYAHIDKAPEERERGITISTSHVEYETANRHYAHVDCPGHADYVKNMITGAAQMDGAILVCSAADGPMPQTREHILLARQVGVPSIVVFLNKEDQVDDPELIELVEMEIRDLLNEYDFDGDNTPIVVGSALKALDDPDGEWGDKIIKLMEEVDAYIPEPVRDIDHPFLMPVEDVFSITGRGTVATGRVEQGTVKVGDNVELVGLTEEKRTVVVTGVEMFKKQLDQAQAGDNIGALLRGVQRNEIERGQVLAAPGTIHPHKKFEAEVYVLSKEEGGRHTPFFNGYRPQFYFRTTDVTGDISLQEGVEMVMPGDNSTFTVELITPIAMDEGLRFAIREGGRTVASGVVSKLLD
- the fusA gene encoding elongation factor G — translated: MARDIPLKEVRNIGIMAHIDAGKTTTTERILYYTGKIHKIGETHEGGAQMDWMEQEQERGITITSAATTAHWKGHRLNIIDTPGHVDFTVEVERSLRVLDGAVALFDAKSGVEPQSETVWRQADKYGVPRIAHINKMDVTGADFYRSVDTIDKKLKGNPVPIQIPMGAEDQFIGMIDLVEMQAEIYKNEDGTEIEITDIPAEYVDKANEYRENLIDKVADFDEELMMAYLEGEDISKEQIKSAIRKGTLAVKITPVTCGSSYKNKGVQLLLDAIVDYLPSPLDIPSIKGVDDDGNEMERHAADEEPLSALAFKIVSDPFVGKLAYFRVYSGVLKSGSYVYNSTKGKRERIGRILLMHANKREEVDEVYAGEIAAAVGLKDTTTGDTLCDEKNHVILEQMEFPDPVISVAIEPKSKASQEKMGIALQKLAEEDPTFRTYTDEETGQTIIAGMGELHLDIIVDRLLREFKVEANIGNPQVSYRESIQSASEGEGKYVRQSGGRGQYGHCKIRIEPLEPGDGFVFENNIVGGAIPKEFIGPTQQGIEEAMQSGVLGGYEVLDVKVELYDGSFHDVDSSEMAFKIAGSMALRDALSKANPVLLEPTMKVEITTPEEYMGDVIGDINSRRGRMEGMELVNGAQIITSYVPLAEMFGYATSLRSNTQGRANYSMQFDHYEPVPKNIADEVLGAKK
- the rpsG gene encoding 30S ribosomal protein S7, producing MPRKGHIQKRQVMADPMYDDVIITKLINNVMLDGKKGTAQRIVYNALENIKESTGEDALEVFYKALNNVMPVLEVKARRVGGATYQVPMEVRPERRQTLGLRWLVKFARARGEKTMAERLAKEILDASNSLGASVKRKEEMHRTAEANKAFAHYRW
- the rpsL gene encoding 30S ribosomal protein S12 — its product is MPTINQLIRKGRKQMETKSKSPALDVNYDSLRKVESVVNSPQKRGVCVAVRTVTPKKPNSALRKVARVRLTNGYEVMAYIPGIGHNLQEHSVVLIRGGRVKDLPGVRYHIVRGTLDTAGVDARRQARSKYGTKRPKN